The genomic segment AGCGGCCTCGCGCAGAGATGATCGATTGCGAACACCGTCATGAACAGCGCGCCGATCCCCATGGGATAGAAGGTCAGCTCCAGCGGCAGACCGGAGCCGGTGGTCTGGCCGGCGGTGAGCGAGCCCAGCTTGATCGCGTTGTAGGCGACGTAGCCGGAAATCAGCACGATCAGCAGCGCGCTTGCGGCATCGACCAGCGAACGCAGCCGCACCGGCAAGAGATCGCGGAAGAAGGAGACGCCGACATTCTCGCCGCGCGCGAGCGCGCTCGCCGCGCCGAAGAAGGCCGAGCCGACCATCAGGCCGCGCGCGACGTCGTCGGACCATTCGACCGGCGCGTTGAAGAAGAAGCGCAGCAGCACGGAGGCGCAGACCACCACGAGATCGGCGGCGAGCAGGACGGCCGCGATCGCGTCGCTGACGCGAAGCAGCAAGGTGATGCTGCCATGGCGGCCGGCCGAGAGGGGCACGGCGGCTGACATGGCCACGTCAGATTTGGTCATATCAAGCTTGGGTCGCGCGGATGACGTCGATGACGGCCTTGGACTCCGGCCGCGCCTTGATGAAGTTCTCGTGTTGCGGCGCGACGCGCTTCTTGAACGCCTCGCGGTCGCATTCGGCCACGGTCACGCCCTTCTCGGTCAAGGCGGCCAGCGCCTCCTTCTCGACCGCGAGCCCATGGGCCCGGGTGTCGGCCGCGGCCTTCTTGGCGGCGTCGAGGAAACCCTCGCGCAGCTTCGGATCCATGCGGTTGTACGTCATGTCGCTGAAATAGATCGCGAGCGGTGAGAAATTGTGCTGCGTCAGCGCGTAGAATTTCGACGTTTCGAAGAACTTGCTGGCGAGGATCGTCGGCGGGTCATGCTCCAGGCCATCCAGCACGCCAGCCTGCAAGGCCGTGTAGATTTCGCCGAACGCCAGCGGCGTTGCGGCGGCGCCCATCAGGCGCAGGCATTCGGTGATGACGGGATTGGGCAGCGTCCTGATCTTGAGGCCGGCGAGATCCTCCGGCGTCTTCACCGGCTTCTTCGCCAGCACGCTGCGCGAGCCGAAATTATAGGCCCAGGCGATGATGCGGATGTTGCCGCCCTTGAGCAGCGCGTCCTCGATCGGCTTGGCGGCGCCGGCCTCAAACGCTTTGGTCTGCTGCGGGAAGCTCGAGAACAGGAAGCCGAGATCGAAGGTGCCGACCAGCGGCACCAGATTGGCCGAGATCGACGAGCCCGACACCATGAGGTCGATGACGCCGAGCTTCACCGAATTGATGACGTCGATCTCCTGACCGAGCTGGTTGTCGGGGAAGAAAGCGACCTCGATCTGCTCGCCGAGGCCGTTGCCCTTCAGGTTCTTGACCAGGTTGTCGTAGTAGACGCGGCCATTGGCGTATTTGGGATCGTTCGGCAGCGAGGAGGAGCATTTCAGCTTCAGCGTCGCAGCTTCGGCGCGGCCGATGATGGCGGGAGAGAGCACAATGCCGGCGGTGACCGCCGCCGATGACTTGATGAACGCGCGACGGTTCACGGGCACGATGGTCATGGTGCGGCTTCTCCCTGGTCTTTTTCTTCGCCACGGTCGTTGCCGCAGCCGTTGCGCGGACTGTATGGCCAAAGCGACGACACAGGCAAGGTAGCCTGCTGCGGTCACGGAGCGTCGCGGCGCGCATACCGCCGTCACCAGCCAAGCGAAATCACTGCCATTTCCCGGAGATTTGCCGCGAGGATCGGCCTGCCGCCCGATCTGCGCAAGGAACGCCGTCGCCCATTGCACCGGATCAATCCAATTGGAGCATGGATCAATGCGCAGTTGACATGGATGATGCCCTGACCAATTCCCCGTGCTCCGGCAGACGGACTGCCCCATTTTGCCGCGGCCCATGCGTGATCCAGAGCACAGACGGCCGCGTGGCGCGGGCTTAGAAAAAGTGACATCATCGTGCGCATTGCCGTTGGAGGTGACATCATGCGCCGTCCAGTGTTTTCGAATTTGCTTCTTGCGTCCGGTCTTCTCGCACTCAGTCAGTTGATGACGCCGACGGAAGCGGCCGCCGAAGCGCGGCTCGCGCTGGTGATCGGCCAATCGGCCTATCGCACCGTGCCGGAGCTGCCCAACGCCGCCAACGACGCCAAGGGTATGACGGAGCTGCTCGGGAGTGCCGGCTTCACCGTCACCACGGCGGCCAATCTGGCGCAGACCGAGATGCGCGCGGCGATCTCGGACTTCGCCGGCAAGGTCAGTGCCAGCGGCGCCGACACCGTCGCGCTGGTGTTCTATGCCGGCCACGGCCTGCAGATCGACGGCGAGAACTATCTGGTGCCCGTCGATCTCGACCCCAAGCGCGAGGCCGACATCCCGCTGCAGGGCGTGCGGCTGAACGACCTGCTCAACACGCTCGGCGCGCTGCCGACGCGGGCCCGCATCTTCATGCTCGACGCCTGCCGCAACAACCCGTTCCCCGCGCTCAGCGGCGCCGGCCACGGTCTTGCGATCGTCGACACCAAGGCCGGCGCGCCCGGCTCCTTCATCTCCTACTCGACCTCGCCCGGCGCCGAGGCCGAGGACGGCAACGGCATCGACAGCCCCTACACAACCGCCGCGCTGACCATTGCCAAGCAGCCGAACCTGCCGATCGAGGAAGTGTTCAAGCGCATCCGCGTCGCCGTGGCGCAATCGACCGACGGGCGGCAGATCCCATGGGAAAGCTCCTCGCTGACCACCGACTTCAAGTTCTTCGGCGAGAGCAGCGGCAGCACGCCCGCGCTTCCCGGCGCGAACGCGATGGCGCTCGCCAGCGGCACGCGCAGCGTCGAAGACTGGCGCAAGACGTTGCAGGGCAAGCCGGCCATGGTGGCCTATGAGCTCGTGATCACCGAGGACACGGTGGAGGCATATCAGGCCTATATCGAGCTGTATGCCCAGGACACCCGCACCCCGCGCCTGCGCACGGTGCTGGAGCGGCGTCGCCAGATGCTGGCGTGGGAGCGTGCCACCGCCATCAACACCCGCGCCTCGTTCGAAGCTTATCTAGCGAACTGGGACAACAGCGATCTCGCGGCAACCGCGCGCCGGCTGCTGCTGCGCGTGCAGAATCGCAATTACGCCGTGCCCGTCGCCGCCGCGGTGACGCCCGTCGCGGTCGCGATGGCGCCGACCTGCCCGTGCTCGACGCCCGCGACCCCGGCAACGCCGGTCAACCCCTCGGTTCCGCCCGTGATCAAGAAGCGCGTCGACGAGACCCCGCCGAAGCGCAAGCTGGTCGAGACGCCGCCCAAGCGACGGCCGTCCGAGCAAGTGGTCTACGAGCGCGCGCCGCCGCCGGATCGCGGCCCGCCGCCGGAGGCTGTGATGCAAGGCATCGGCATCGGCGTAGGGATCGGCCTCGGCATGGGAATGGGCGGCCGCGGCGGAGACCACAATGGCGGGTACCGCAGATACTGAGCCGGTCCGGCACAAGCAGCATTCGGCTCGCGCCAATCGCGCGAGCCGAACTTATTGCGACAGCGTCGGGTAGTCCCGGAGCACGGCTTCCCGAATCCAGCCTGCCTGGATCGCGCGCGACAGGATCTGCGCCGTCTTGATGTCCTCAGCCTTCATGCAGAGATCCACGATGCGGCGCACCGCATCGTCGCGCATCAGATCGTCGGAGATCTTCATCGCGATCTCCATCGCGGTGCGGGCCGCGCGTTCATAGCGCTCGCGCGTGCTGGCCGGCGCTGAAGCTCCGGCGGCCTCGGCGATCGTTCGCGCCGCCTGGCAGATGTTGCGGATCCGGTCGGCGGCCTCGATATCGCCGATCGGCCTCCCGACTGGCTCGTCCCAGACGTCTGCCGGCTCTCGCCTCGCGAACCACTTCATTGCCCCACCCGTGGTCTTCAATTGCTCGCGGCGTTCAGGACATGCGGCGCGGGCCGATCGCCTCGAACTGCGCCTTCTGCTCGTCGTTGAGCGTGGCGTAGAAATCATCGAGCGCCGCCCGCACCGACTTGATCCCGTCCAGCATGACGTCGAGGCGCTTGCGAATCGCGGCCATGCGGGCCGGCGGCGTCATCACCTCATTGGGCTCGCAGGCCGCCTTGAGCGATGCGCTGACTTTGGCGCTGGTGTCCTGGAGCACCTGGAGCGCCGCGCGCTGGGTGTCGTTGGGACGAAGTCTTTCTTCGATCGTAGCGCCGGGCCAATCGAACGCGGCAGACGCGCCGCAGGTCTGCACCGAGGATCCGCCCGCATTGTTCGATGCCGCGGCACGACGCTGATCGTCGGCGAGCGCGTTGAAGCGCGCCTTCTGCTCGTCGTTGAGTGAACCATAGAATGTGTCGAGCGCGGGCTGGACCAGCTCGACGGCCTTCTGCATCGCCTCGACACGCTGCTGCATGGCGGCGAGCCGGCCGGGCGCCGTGGCTGCGGCCTGCATCGGACAGGATGTGCGGATCAATGCCGCCGCGTCGACCGAGGCGTTGCCGAGCGCATCGAGAGCCGCGCCCTGCGCATCCGTCGGCTGCACCGTGGCCGCGATCTGATCGATCGGCAGGCCGACGATGGCGCGGCGGTCGCTGCCGCAGAGCTCATCCAGCGGCGCGCTGCGCGCCCGCCGCCGTCCCTGCGGCTGCTGCGGCAGATAGGCCGACAGCCGATCATAACCGTAGGGGCCGAAAATGCCGGCATAGATGTCCGGATAGCCGTAGCCCCAGAAGCCGAGCCCGTCGCCCCAGATCGCGTAATCGTAGAGGTCGTTATAGGCGAACGGCCAGAACAGCGGCCCGACCCAGCCATAGCCGCCACCCGGATGTTGCCACCACCCGCTGCTTGCGCCGCCCCAGCCGGCGAGTGCTGCCGCCGCGGCGATCTGCGCGCGGGCCGCCGGATTGCTGATCAGCCGGCCGTTGCGGAATGCGCTGGCGTTCCAGGCGTTGCGGAAGTTCGCCGGCCGTATCGCGGCATTGCGGATCTGACCGAAGCTCGGGCCGCCGCGTCGGGCACCGGTTGTGAACCGCATCCCGCGATGATGCCCGCCGCCATGCGCGTGCCCGCCGCCGTGCCCACGGAAATGGCCGCCGCCGTGATGACCACCACCATGGTGACCACCGCCGTGATGGCCATGGCCATGCCCGCCTCCGTGGCCGCCGCCATGTCCACCTCCATGTCCGCCCTTCGCCAGCGCCGCACCCGCCAGCAGGCAGGCGAAGGCCATTGCGGCAATTCCAACGACCGGTCGCACCATCGCACCCTCCCGCGCACAGCCCTGCCATTGAGGCATCGGAACTTGGCGGGAATTGGAACCGGCAACATTACCGAAAGTTCCCGGACTGGGGCGCGGGCCTTATGCCTCCGGCACGATCTTGCCGGGGTTGAAGATATTGAGCGGATCGAGCGCCTTCTTCAGGGCCCGCATCGCATCGAGCGCCTCGGGGCCGAGCTCGGCCTTCAGATATTTCTGCTTGCCCTGGCCGATGCCGTGCTCGCCGGTACAGGTGCCGTCCATCGCCTGCGCACGCTCGACCAGGCGGTGCATGAACTCCTCGCCGCGCGCCATCTCGTCGGCATCGTTGGTGTCGCAGACCAGCGAGCAGTGGAAATTGCCGTCACCGACATGGCCGACGATCGGCGACAGCAAATTGAGGCGCTTGAGGTCTTCCTCGGTCTCGCTGACGCAGTCGGCGAGCCGCGAGATCGGTACGCAGACGTCGGTTGCGACCACGCCGATGCTGTCGCCGGGCCGCAGCGCCTTCACCGACCAATAGGCGTCGTGCCGCGCCTGCCACAGCTTGGTGCGATCCTCCGGCTTGGTGGTCCAGGAGAAATCGCCGCCGCCGCAGTCCTTTGCGATCTCGCCGAAGGCCTTCGACTGCTCGGCGACCTCGACCTCGCTGCCGTGGAATTCCATCAGCAGCAGCGGCGTCTCGGGCAGAGTCAGCTTGGAATAGGCGTTGCAGGCCTTCACCTGCGCGGCGTTGAGCAGCTCGATGCGCGCCACGGGAATGCCGGTCTGGATCGCCAGGATCACGGCCTGGCAGGCGCCGTGCACGGTCTCGAACGACACCGCGCCGGCCGCGATCGTCTCGGGGATGCCGCGCAGGCGGATGGTCAATTCCGAGATGATGCCGAGCGTGCCTTCGGCGCCGACGAACAGATGCGTCAGGTCATAGCCCGCGGAGGATTTCTTGGCGCGCGTGCCCGTGGTGATGATCTCGCCGTCGCCGCGCACCACTTTCAGCGCCAGCACGCTGTCGCGCATGGTGCCGTAGCGCACCGCATTGGTGCCGGAGGCGCGGGTCGAGGCCATGCCGCCGAGCGAAGCATCCGCGCCCGGATCGATCGGGAAGAACAGGCCCTGGTCGCGCAGATGCTCGTTCAGCGCCTTGCGGGTGACGCCGGGCTGGATCACGCAGTCGAGGTCCTCGGCATGCACCGCGAGCACCTTGTTCATGTCGCGCAGGTCGATCGAGATGCCGCCGGCAGGCGCGTTGACCTGGCCCTCCAGCGAGGTGCCGGTGCCGAAGGCAATGACGGGCACGCGATGTTTCGCGCAGATCCGCACCACGTCCTGGATGTCGGCGGTCTCCTGCGCCATCACCACGCCGTCCGGCGGCTGATTGACGATCCACGTGGTGGTATGGCCGTGCTGCTCGCGCACGGCCTGCGAGGTGATGAGGCGGTTGCCGAAGCGTGCGGCAAGCTGCTCCAGCGCGCTTGCGAGGGCTTTCGGCTCCGGCCGCGGCGGATTATTGGTGATGGTCGTACCCACGGAATTCCTCCCGACGAGAAGAGACCGTGGCAAAGGACATATAACCGGTCAAGTCAAGGGACCGGACGCATAGCTTGGGAAGGACACATGCCGGAGACCGCCGCCACAGCGCCGAACGCAGAGCCGTTTCGCTCCTCGATCATGCAGATCGAGCCGCAATGGATCGACTATAACGGCCATCTCAACATGGCCTATTACAACGTGATGTTCGACCGGGCGATCGACGAGTTCTGGCTCGAACTCGGGATTGGCCCGGTCTACAAGAAAGAGCGCCACGGCTCGACCTTCACCGCCGAGTGCCACGTGCGCTATTTGCGCGAGATCCATCTCGGCGATCCCGTGCAAATCCTGGTGTGGCTGCTGGAGGCCGACGACAAGCGGCTGCACACATTCGAGGAGCTGCGGCACGGCACCGAGGGCTGGCTGTCGGCAACGTCCGAGAACATGTCGCTGCACATGGACATGAAGGCGCGGCGCGTTGCGCCGTTTCCGCCCGACATCCGGCAGCGTATTGCCGGGGTCGCCAAGTCCCACAGCGCCTTGACGCGACCCGAGGGCATCGGCCGGAATGTGGCGATGCCCTCGAAGCGCTAGTGCGCGATCCGCCGCGCTATATCCTATTGCGGCCGCGCGCCAGACCGACGACGGCCGAGACCAGGAACAGAACGACTGCGATGAAGAAGATGATCTTGGCGATCTCGATCGAAGCGCCGGCGACGCCGCCG from the Bradyrhizobium sp. WBAH42 genome contains:
- a CDS encoding TRAP transporter substrate-binding protein — encoded protein: MTIVPVNRRAFIKSSAAVTAGIVLSPAIIGRAEAATLKLKCSSSLPNDPKYANGRVYYDNLVKNLKGNGLGEQIEVAFFPDNQLGQEIDVINSVKLGVIDLMVSGSSISANLVPLVGTFDLGFLFSSFPQQTKAFEAGAAKPIEDALLKGGNIRIIAWAYNFGSRSVLAKKPVKTPEDLAGLKIRTLPNPVITECLRLMGAAATPLAFGEIYTALQAGVLDGLEHDPPTILASKFFETSKFYALTQHNFSPLAIYFSDMTYNRMDPKLREGFLDAAKKAAADTRAHGLAVEKEALAALTEKGVTVAECDREAFKKRVAPQHENFIKARPESKAVIDVIRATQA
- a CDS encoding caspase family protein — encoded protein: MRRPVFSNLLLASGLLALSQLMTPTEAAAEARLALVIGQSAYRTVPELPNAANDAKGMTELLGSAGFTVTTAANLAQTEMRAAISDFAGKVSASGADTVALVFYAGHGLQIDGENYLVPVDLDPKREADIPLQGVRLNDLLNTLGALPTRARIFMLDACRNNPFPALSGAGHGLAIVDTKAGAPGSFISYSTSPGAEAEDGNGIDSPYTTAALTIAKQPNLPIEEVFKRIRVAVAQSTDGRQIPWESSSLTTDFKFFGESSGSTPALPGANAMALASGTRSVEDWRKTLQGKPAMVAYELVITEDTVEAYQAYIELYAQDTRTPRLRTVLERRRQMLAWERATAINTRASFEAYLANWDNSDLAATARRLLLRVQNRNYAVPVAAAVTPVAVAMAPTCPCSTPATPATPVNPSVPPVIKKRVDETPPKRKLVETPPKRRPSEQVVYERAPPPDRGPPPEAVMQGIGIGVGIGLGMGMGGRGGDHNGGYRRY
- a CDS encoding Spy/CpxP family protein refolding chaperone, which codes for MVRPVVGIAAMAFACLLAGAALAKGGHGGGHGGGHGGGHGHGHHGGGHHGGGHHGGGHFRGHGGGHAHGGGHHRGMRFTTGARRGGPSFGQIRNAAIRPANFRNAWNASAFRNGRLISNPAARAQIAAAAALAGWGGASSGWWQHPGGGYGWVGPLFWPFAYNDLYDYAIWGDGLGFWGYGYPDIYAGIFGPYGYDRLSAYLPQQPQGRRRARSAPLDELCGSDRRAIVGLPIDQIAATVQPTDAQGAALDALGNASVDAAALIRTSCPMQAAATAPGRLAAMQQRVEAMQKAVELVQPALDTFYGSLNDEQKARFNALADDQRRAAASNNAGGSSVQTCGASAAFDWPGATIEERLRPNDTQRAALQVLQDTSAKVSASLKAACEPNEVMTPPARMAAIRKRLDVMLDGIKSVRAALDDFYATLNDEQKAQFEAIGPRRMS
- a CDS encoding FAD-binding oxidoreductase → MGTTITNNPPRPEPKALASALEQLAARFGNRLITSQAVREQHGHTTTWIVNQPPDGVVMAQETADIQDVVRICAKHRVPVIAFGTGTSLEGQVNAPAGGISIDLRDMNKVLAVHAEDLDCVIQPGVTRKALNEHLRDQGLFFPIDPGADASLGGMASTRASGTNAVRYGTMRDSVLALKVVRGDGEIITTGTRAKKSSAGYDLTHLFVGAEGTLGIISELTIRLRGIPETIAAGAVSFETVHGACQAVILAIQTGIPVARIELLNAAQVKACNAYSKLTLPETPLLLMEFHGSEVEVAEQSKAFGEIAKDCGGGDFSWTTKPEDRTKLWQARHDAYWSVKALRPGDSIGVVATDVCVPISRLADCVSETEEDLKRLNLLSPIVGHVGDGNFHCSLVCDTNDADEMARGEEFMHRLVERAQAMDGTCTGEHGIGQGKQKYLKAELGPEALDAMRALKKALDPLNIFNPGKIVPEA
- a CDS encoding thioesterase family protein, coding for MPETAATAPNAEPFRSSIMQIEPQWIDYNGHLNMAYYNVMFDRAIDEFWLELGIGPVYKKERHGSTFTAECHVRYLREIHLGDPVQILVWLLEADDKRLHTFEELRHGTEGWLSATSENMSLHMDMKARRVAPFPPDIRQRIAGVAKSHSALTRPEGIGRNVAMPSKR
- a CDS encoding DUF1328 domain-containing protein, which encodes MLGWVVTFLVIALIAGILGFGGVAGASIEIAKIIFFIAVVLFLVSAVVGLARGRNRI